Proteins encoded in a region of the Raphanus sativus cultivar WK10039 chromosome 8, ASM80110v3, whole genome shotgun sequence genome:
- the LOC108822808 gene encoding probable ADP-ribosylation factor GTPase-activating protein AGD14 isoform X4 yields the protein MGGGVKEEEKNERIIRSLLKLPHNKRCINCNSLGPQYVCTSFWTFVCTNCSGIHREFTHRVKSISMAKFTSQEVSALKEGGNQHAKDIYFKGLDQQMQSVSDGSNVERLRDFIRQVYVNKRYTNEKNDDKPPRGPMGDSETRSSSGSRSPPYDDVYDRRYSGRSSPAGPGLEQPNRKSPSRPEVINDWRREDRFGGRKKTEEESHSPPEQVKDSASASPPPVARPVREILGDSFIPLRVVEPPKPQVNQNNDASANAKPAALSTSTNDNPPEVKLETAISLIDFDADPEPPAPSVAIQATPQPDSASNDNWASFGAAPSALSSNASQSPVPPSGNTVDSLLSQLAAPSSVPVQMSSGHVHLGHSSSQIFAQPPNGHSREQPWNTGLPSNVQRSMSAPSFQPLQGVPPGGLQSSEIKPPGRTELPADLFTVTYPSYYAAAPGWHAGPPHGMHYGMQQYNNTVPFQNVPQQGKSVNPFDFTSEPPSQTQPETMFPSMASLQSALPPSGMMPSQGVHNHFSIPSQVSGHPSAMPPRFISPQTPGNMPSSNVSPIGNMGAPYETQQTYQNFGSPYASAVPSNSPPSFSSGGNPFG from the exons ATGGGTGGTGGAGtgaaagaagaggagaagaacgAGCGGATTATTAGGAGTCTTCTCAAACTACCACACAACAAGAGGTGTATCAACTGTAACAGCCTT gGACCACAATATGTTTGCACTTCTTTCTGGACTTTCGTTTGTACCAACTGCAGTGGAATACA CCGTGAGTTTACGCATCGTGTTAAGTCCATATCAATGGCTAAATTCACTTCCCAAGAAGTCTCTGCTCTAAAAGAAGGTGGCAATCAG CATGCTaaggatatttattttaaaggaCTGGATCAACAGATGCAGTCAGTATCTGACGGAAG TAATGTCGAGCGATTAAGAGACTTCATCAGGCAGGTGTATGTAAACAAAAGGTATACGAATGAGAAGAATGACGACAAGCCTCCAAGAGGACCGATG GGAGATAGTGAGACGCGAAGTTCTAGCGGGTCTCGAAGTCCACCATATGATGATGTGTATGACCGTCGTTACAGCGGCAGATCAAGTCCTGCTGGTCCAGGGTTGGAGCAACCTAACAGAAAAAGCCCTTCTCGTCCTGAGGTCATAAATGATTGGCGCAGAGAGGATAGGTTTGGTGGTAGGAAAAAAACAGAAGAGGAGTCCCATTCACCACCTGAGCAAGTAAAAGACTCGGCTTCAGCTAGCCCCCCTCCTGTAGCTCGACCCGTTAGGGAAATTTTGGGTGACAGTTTTATTCCTCTTCGCGTGGTAGAGCCTCCGAAACCCCAAGTCAACCAAAATAACGATGCTTCAGCAAATGCAAAG CCTGCTGCATTATCGACCTCGACAAATGATAATCCACCAGAAGTGAAGCTGGAGACTGCTATAAGCTTGATAGATTTCGATGCTGATCCCGAACCTCCAGCCCCATCTGTTGCAATACAAGCCACACCACAGCCTGATAGTGCAAGTAATGATAACTGGGCATCTTTCGGTGCTGCGCCCAGTGCACTGAGTTCAAATGCATCTCAGTCACCAGTACCACCCAGTGGAAACACAGTGGATTCACTTCTCTCTCAGTTGGCAGCGCCTTCGTCCGTGCCAGTTCAGATGTCTAGTGGACACGTGCATCTTGGTCATTCCTCATCACAAATCTTTGCACAACCTCCAAATGGGCATTCAAGGGAACAG CCATGGAACACGGGACTTCCATCTAATGTACAAAGGTCAATGAGTGCACCGTCGTTTCAACCTCTTCAAGGAGTTCCTCCTGGTGGCCTGCAGTCTTCTGAAATCAAACCTCCCGGAAGAACAGAATTACCTGCG GATTTATTCACTGTAACCTACCCATCATACTACGCAGCAGCGCCTGGGTGGCATGCTGGTCCACCACATGGTATGCATTATGGTATGCAGCAGTATAATAACACAGTG CCTTTCCAGAATGTTCCACAGCAAGGGAAGTCAGTGAACCCTTTTGACTTCACCTCTGAGCCACCATCACAGACACAACCA GAAACCATGTTCCCTTCCATGGCGTCTCTACAAAGTGCATTACCTCCTTCAGGCATGATGCCTTCTCAAGGAGTACACAATCATTTCAGTATACCCTCTCAAGTCTCAGGCCATCCATCTGCAATGCCACCAA GGTTTATATCTCCTCAAACGCCAGGAAACATGCCATCAAG CAATGTAAGCCCAATTGGGAACATGGGCGCTCCATATGAGACGCAACAAACATATCAGAATTTCGGAAGCCCATATGCCTCTGCAGTTCCTTCGAACTCACCACCTTCTTTCTCTTCTGGAGGAAACCCGTTTGGGTAA
- the LOC108822808 gene encoding probable ADP-ribosylation factor GTPase-activating protein AGD14 isoform X2, producing MGGGVKEEEKNERIIRSLLKLPHNKRCINCNSLGPQYVCTSFWTFVCTNCSGIHREFTHRVKSISMAKFTSQEVSALKEGGNQHAKDIYFKGLDQQMQSVSDGSNVERLRDFIRQVYVNKRYTNEKNDDKPPRGPMGDSETRSSSGSRSPPYDDVYDRRYSGRSSPAGPGLEQPNRKSPSRPEVINDWRREDRFGGRKKTEEESHSPPEQVKDSASASPPPVARPVREILGDSFIPLRVVEPPKPQVNQNNDASANAKPAALSTSTNDNPPEVKLETAISLIDFDADPEPPAPSVAIQATPQPDSASNDNWASFGAAPSALSSNASQSPVPPSGNTVDSLLSQLAAPSSVPVQMSSGHVHLGHSSSQIFAQPPNGHSREQPWNTGLPSNVQRSMSAPSFQPLQGVPPGGLQSSEIKPPGRTELPADLFTVTYPSYYAAAPGWHAGPPHGMHYGMQQYNNTVQPFQNVPQQGKSVNPFDFTSEPPSQTQPETMFPSMASLQSALPPSGMMPSQGVHNHFSIPSQVSGHPSAMPPRFISPQTPGNMPSSNVSPIGNMGAPYETQQTYQNFGSPYASAVPSNSPPSFSSGGNPFG from the exons ATGGGTGGTGGAGtgaaagaagaggagaagaacgAGCGGATTATTAGGAGTCTTCTCAAACTACCACACAACAAGAGGTGTATCAACTGTAACAGCCTT gGACCACAATATGTTTGCACTTCTTTCTGGACTTTCGTTTGTACCAACTGCAGTGGAATACA CCGTGAGTTTACGCATCGTGTTAAGTCCATATCAATGGCTAAATTCACTTCCCAAGAAGTCTCTGCTCTAAAAGAAGGTGGCAATCAG CATGCTaaggatatttattttaaaggaCTGGATCAACAGATGCAGTCAGTATCTGACGGAAG TAATGTCGAGCGATTAAGAGACTTCATCAGGCAGGTGTATGTAAACAAAAGGTATACGAATGAGAAGAATGACGACAAGCCTCCAAGAGGACCGATG GGAGATAGTGAGACGCGAAGTTCTAGCGGGTCTCGAAGTCCACCATATGATGATGTGTATGACCGTCGTTACAGCGGCAGATCAAGTCCTGCTGGTCCAGGGTTGGAGCAACCTAACAGAAAAAGCCCTTCTCGTCCTGAGGTCATAAATGATTGGCGCAGAGAGGATAGGTTTGGTGGTAGGAAAAAAACAGAAGAGGAGTCCCATTCACCACCTGAGCAAGTAAAAGACTCGGCTTCAGCTAGCCCCCCTCCTGTAGCTCGACCCGTTAGGGAAATTTTGGGTGACAGTTTTATTCCTCTTCGCGTGGTAGAGCCTCCGAAACCCCAAGTCAACCAAAATAACGATGCTTCAGCAAATGCAAAG CCTGCTGCATTATCGACCTCGACAAATGATAATCCACCAGAAGTGAAGCTGGAGACTGCTATAAGCTTGATAGATTTCGATGCTGATCCCGAACCTCCAGCCCCATCTGTTGCAATACAAGCCACACCACAGCCTGATAGTGCAAGTAATGATAACTGGGCATCTTTCGGTGCTGCGCCCAGTGCACTGAGTTCAAATGCATCTCAGTCACCAGTACCACCCAGTGGAAACACAGTGGATTCACTTCTCTCTCAGTTGGCAGCGCCTTCGTCCGTGCCAGTTCAGATGTCTAGTGGACACGTGCATCTTGGTCATTCCTCATCACAAATCTTTGCACAACCTCCAAATGGGCATTCAAGGGAACAG CCATGGAACACGGGACTTCCATCTAATGTACAAAGGTCAATGAGTGCACCGTCGTTTCAACCTCTTCAAGGAGTTCCTCCTGGTGGCCTGCAGTCTTCTGAAATCAAACCTCCCGGAAGAACAGAATTACCTGCG GATTTATTCACTGTAACCTACCCATCATACTACGCAGCAGCGCCTGGGTGGCATGCTGGTCCACCACATGGTATGCATTATGGTATGCAGCAGTATAATAACACAGTG CAGCCTTTCCAGAATGTTCCACAGCAAGGGAAGTCAGTGAACCCTTTTGACTTCACCTCTGAGCCACCATCACAGACACAACCA GAAACCATGTTCCCTTCCATGGCGTCTCTACAAAGTGCATTACCTCCTTCAGGCATGATGCCTTCTCAAGGAGTACACAATCATTTCAGTATACCCTCTCAAGTCTCAGGCCATCCATCTGCAATGCCACCAA GGTTTATATCTCCTCAAACGCCAGGAAACATGCCATCAAG CAATGTAAGCCCAATTGGGAACATGGGCGCTCCATATGAGACGCAACAAACATATCAGAATTTCGGAAGCCCATATGCCTCTGCAGTTCCTTCGAACTCACCACCTTCTTTCTCTTCTGGAGGAAACCCGTTTGGGTAA
- the LOC108822808 gene encoding probable ADP-ribosylation factor GTPase-activating protein AGD14 isoform X3, which yields MGGGVKEEEKNERIIRSLLKLPHNKRCINCNSLGPQYVCTSFWTFVCTNCSGIHREFTHRVKSISMAKFTSQEVSALKEGGNQHAKDIYFKGLDQQMQSVSDGSNVERLRDFIRQVYVNKRYTNEKNDDKPPRGPMQGDSETRSSSGSRSPPYDDVYDRRYSGRSSPAGPGLEQPNRKSPSRPEVINDWRREDRFGGRKKTEEESHSPPEQVKDSASASPPPVARPVREILGDSFIPLRVVEPPKPQVNQNNDASANAKPAALSTSTNDNPPEVKLETAISLIDFDADPEPPAPSVAIQATPQPDSASNDNWASFGAAPSALSSNASQSPVPPSGNTVDSLLSQLAAPSSVPVQMSSGHVHLGHSSSQIFAQPPNGHSREQPWNTGLPSNVQRSMSAPSFQPLQGVPPGGLQSSEIKPPGRTELPADLFTVTYPSYYAAAPGWHAGPPHGMHYGMQQYNNTVPFQNVPQQGKSVNPFDFTSEPPSQTQPETMFPSMASLQSALPPSGMMPSQGVHNHFSIPSQVSGHPSAMPPRFISPQTPGNMPSSNVSPIGNMGAPYETQQTYQNFGSPYASAVPSNSPPSFSSGGNPFG from the exons ATGGGTGGTGGAGtgaaagaagaggagaagaacgAGCGGATTATTAGGAGTCTTCTCAAACTACCACACAACAAGAGGTGTATCAACTGTAACAGCCTT gGACCACAATATGTTTGCACTTCTTTCTGGACTTTCGTTTGTACCAACTGCAGTGGAATACA CCGTGAGTTTACGCATCGTGTTAAGTCCATATCAATGGCTAAATTCACTTCCCAAGAAGTCTCTGCTCTAAAAGAAGGTGGCAATCAG CATGCTaaggatatttattttaaaggaCTGGATCAACAGATGCAGTCAGTATCTGACGGAAG TAATGTCGAGCGATTAAGAGACTTCATCAGGCAGGTGTATGTAAACAAAAGGTATACGAATGAGAAGAATGACGACAAGCCTCCAAGAGGACCGATG CAGGGAGATAGTGAGACGCGAAGTTCTAGCGGGTCTCGAAGTCCACCATATGATGATGTGTATGACCGTCGTTACAGCGGCAGATCAAGTCCTGCTGGTCCAGGGTTGGAGCAACCTAACAGAAAAAGCCCTTCTCGTCCTGAGGTCATAAATGATTGGCGCAGAGAGGATAGGTTTGGTGGTAGGAAAAAAACAGAAGAGGAGTCCCATTCACCACCTGAGCAAGTAAAAGACTCGGCTTCAGCTAGCCCCCCTCCTGTAGCTCGACCCGTTAGGGAAATTTTGGGTGACAGTTTTATTCCTCTTCGCGTGGTAGAGCCTCCGAAACCCCAAGTCAACCAAAATAACGATGCTTCAGCAAATGCAAAG CCTGCTGCATTATCGACCTCGACAAATGATAATCCACCAGAAGTGAAGCTGGAGACTGCTATAAGCTTGATAGATTTCGATGCTGATCCCGAACCTCCAGCCCCATCTGTTGCAATACAAGCCACACCACAGCCTGATAGTGCAAGTAATGATAACTGGGCATCTTTCGGTGCTGCGCCCAGTGCACTGAGTTCAAATGCATCTCAGTCACCAGTACCACCCAGTGGAAACACAGTGGATTCACTTCTCTCTCAGTTGGCAGCGCCTTCGTCCGTGCCAGTTCAGATGTCTAGTGGACACGTGCATCTTGGTCATTCCTCATCACAAATCTTTGCACAACCTCCAAATGGGCATTCAAGGGAACAG CCATGGAACACGGGACTTCCATCTAATGTACAAAGGTCAATGAGTGCACCGTCGTTTCAACCTCTTCAAGGAGTTCCTCCTGGTGGCCTGCAGTCTTCTGAAATCAAACCTCCCGGAAGAACAGAATTACCTGCG GATTTATTCACTGTAACCTACCCATCATACTACGCAGCAGCGCCTGGGTGGCATGCTGGTCCACCACATGGTATGCATTATGGTATGCAGCAGTATAATAACACAGTG CCTTTCCAGAATGTTCCACAGCAAGGGAAGTCAGTGAACCCTTTTGACTTCACCTCTGAGCCACCATCACAGACACAACCA GAAACCATGTTCCCTTCCATGGCGTCTCTACAAAGTGCATTACCTCCTTCAGGCATGATGCCTTCTCAAGGAGTACACAATCATTTCAGTATACCCTCTCAAGTCTCAGGCCATCCATCTGCAATGCCACCAA GGTTTATATCTCCTCAAACGCCAGGAAACATGCCATCAAG CAATGTAAGCCCAATTGGGAACATGGGCGCTCCATATGAGACGCAACAAACATATCAGAATTTCGGAAGCCCATATGCCTCTGCAGTTCCTTCGAACTCACCACCTTCTTTCTCTTCTGGAGGAAACCCGTTTGGGTAA
- the LOC108822808 gene encoding probable ADP-ribosylation factor GTPase-activating protein AGD14 isoform X1: MGGGVKEEEKNERIIRSLLKLPHNKRCINCNSLGPQYVCTSFWTFVCTNCSGIHREFTHRVKSISMAKFTSQEVSALKEGGNQHAKDIYFKGLDQQMQSVSDGSNVERLRDFIRQVYVNKRYTNEKNDDKPPRGPMQGDSETRSSSGSRSPPYDDVYDRRYSGRSSPAGPGLEQPNRKSPSRPEVINDWRREDRFGGRKKTEEESHSPPEQVKDSASASPPPVARPVREILGDSFIPLRVVEPPKPQVNQNNDASANAKPAALSTSTNDNPPEVKLETAISLIDFDADPEPPAPSVAIQATPQPDSASNDNWASFGAAPSALSSNASQSPVPPSGNTVDSLLSQLAAPSSVPVQMSSGHVHLGHSSSQIFAQPPNGHSREQPWNTGLPSNVQRSMSAPSFQPLQGVPPGGLQSSEIKPPGRTELPADLFTVTYPSYYAAAPGWHAGPPHGMHYGMQQYNNTVQPFQNVPQQGKSVNPFDFTSEPPSQTQPETMFPSMASLQSALPPSGMMPSQGVHNHFSIPSQVSGHPSAMPPRFISPQTPGNMPSSNVSPIGNMGAPYETQQTYQNFGSPYASAVPSNSPPSFSSGGNPFG, encoded by the exons ATGGGTGGTGGAGtgaaagaagaggagaagaacgAGCGGATTATTAGGAGTCTTCTCAAACTACCACACAACAAGAGGTGTATCAACTGTAACAGCCTT gGACCACAATATGTTTGCACTTCTTTCTGGACTTTCGTTTGTACCAACTGCAGTGGAATACA CCGTGAGTTTACGCATCGTGTTAAGTCCATATCAATGGCTAAATTCACTTCCCAAGAAGTCTCTGCTCTAAAAGAAGGTGGCAATCAG CATGCTaaggatatttattttaaaggaCTGGATCAACAGATGCAGTCAGTATCTGACGGAAG TAATGTCGAGCGATTAAGAGACTTCATCAGGCAGGTGTATGTAAACAAAAGGTATACGAATGAGAAGAATGACGACAAGCCTCCAAGAGGACCGATG CAGGGAGATAGTGAGACGCGAAGTTCTAGCGGGTCTCGAAGTCCACCATATGATGATGTGTATGACCGTCGTTACAGCGGCAGATCAAGTCCTGCTGGTCCAGGGTTGGAGCAACCTAACAGAAAAAGCCCTTCTCGTCCTGAGGTCATAAATGATTGGCGCAGAGAGGATAGGTTTGGTGGTAGGAAAAAAACAGAAGAGGAGTCCCATTCACCACCTGAGCAAGTAAAAGACTCGGCTTCAGCTAGCCCCCCTCCTGTAGCTCGACCCGTTAGGGAAATTTTGGGTGACAGTTTTATTCCTCTTCGCGTGGTAGAGCCTCCGAAACCCCAAGTCAACCAAAATAACGATGCTTCAGCAAATGCAAAG CCTGCTGCATTATCGACCTCGACAAATGATAATCCACCAGAAGTGAAGCTGGAGACTGCTATAAGCTTGATAGATTTCGATGCTGATCCCGAACCTCCAGCCCCATCTGTTGCAATACAAGCCACACCACAGCCTGATAGTGCAAGTAATGATAACTGGGCATCTTTCGGTGCTGCGCCCAGTGCACTGAGTTCAAATGCATCTCAGTCACCAGTACCACCCAGTGGAAACACAGTGGATTCACTTCTCTCTCAGTTGGCAGCGCCTTCGTCCGTGCCAGTTCAGATGTCTAGTGGACACGTGCATCTTGGTCATTCCTCATCACAAATCTTTGCACAACCTCCAAATGGGCATTCAAGGGAACAG CCATGGAACACGGGACTTCCATCTAATGTACAAAGGTCAATGAGTGCACCGTCGTTTCAACCTCTTCAAGGAGTTCCTCCTGGTGGCCTGCAGTCTTCTGAAATCAAACCTCCCGGAAGAACAGAATTACCTGCG GATTTATTCACTGTAACCTACCCATCATACTACGCAGCAGCGCCTGGGTGGCATGCTGGTCCACCACATGGTATGCATTATGGTATGCAGCAGTATAATAACACAGTG CAGCCTTTCCAGAATGTTCCACAGCAAGGGAAGTCAGTGAACCCTTTTGACTTCACCTCTGAGCCACCATCACAGACACAACCA GAAACCATGTTCCCTTCCATGGCGTCTCTACAAAGTGCATTACCTCCTTCAGGCATGATGCCTTCTCAAGGAGTACACAATCATTTCAGTATACCCTCTCAAGTCTCAGGCCATCCATCTGCAATGCCACCAA GGTTTATATCTCCTCAAACGCCAGGAAACATGCCATCAAG CAATGTAAGCCCAATTGGGAACATGGGCGCTCCATATGAGACGCAACAAACATATCAGAATTTCGGAAGCCCATATGCCTCTGCAGTTCCTTCGAACTCACCACCTTCTTTCTCTTCTGGAGGAAACCCGTTTGGGTAA